A window of Gadus chalcogrammus isolate NIFS_2021 chromosome 16, NIFS_Gcha_1.0, whole genome shotgun sequence contains these coding sequences:
- the LOC130406585 gene encoding titin-like, whose protein sequence is MMQHPRLLYHELLVSRYHDPCCRLFQVNPSCSAQSLVVADLINGQEYLFRVRAENRFGFGPYAETVDGSMARDPIHPPDPPTRLKIQAVKKDTITLTWKAPKNDGGSPVTHYNMDLLCWDSSGTQKESWRRCNRRDIETTSYKVEDLTERDEYEFRVTAYNDAGASRPSTTAGPILLQDQTCAPSIELKEFFEVEQGSDINVRATIHGCPFPTLTWFKAPPHKPEDKAEVQYDEHINKMVADDNCTLLIQQGKRPDTGLYTLVANSMGKASKEMRLNVLGRLDHLVLYINW, encoded by the exons ATGATGCAACATCCACGTTTGCTCTACCATGAACTTCTGGTCTCCAGATATCATGACCCTTGCTGTCGTCTTTTCCAGGTGAACCCATCTTGTTCAGCCCAATCTCTGGTGGTGGCTGACCTGATCAATGGTCAGGAGTATCTGTTCCGTGTCCGGGCAGAAAACCGCTTTGGATTCGGACCATATGCCGAGACCGTAGACGGCTCCATGGCCAGAGATCCCATCC ATCCTCCAGACCCCCCAACAAGGCTGAAGATCCAGGCGGTGAAGAAGGACACCATCACCCTGACCTGGAAGGCCCCCAAGAACGACGGCGGTTCCCCCGTCACCCACTACAACATGGACCTGCTCTGCTGGGATTCCAGCGGCACCCAGAAGGAGTCTTGGAGAAG GTGCAACAGGCGAGACATCGAGACCACCTCCTACAAGGTGGAGGACCTGACGGAGAGAGATGAGTACGAGTTCAGAGTGACGGCGTACAACGACGCTGGAGCAAGCCGGCCATCGACCACCGCGGGTCCCATCCTACTGCAGGACCAGACCT GCGCTCCATCCATCGAGCTGAAGGAGTTCTTTGAGGTTGAGCAAGGATCAGACATCAACGTCAGGGCCACCATCCATGGCTGTCCCTTCCCCACCCTCACCTGGTTCAAGGCCCCTCCCCACAAGCCAGAGGACAAGGCGGAGGTCCAATATGACGAACACATCAACAAGATGGTTGCCGACGACAACTGCACGCTGCTGATCCAGCAGGGCAAGAGACCAGACACCGGCCTCTACACTCTTGTTGCCAACAGCATGGGCAAGGCCTCCAAAGAGATGAGACTCAATGTCCTCGGTAGGCTTGACCATCTAGTTCTATATATCAACTGGTGA